Proteins encoded by one window of Candidatus Omnitrophota bacterium:
- a CDS encoding Uma2 family endonuclease, producing MAGPFTISTPIQFTYEDYLHFSDEKRYEIIEGEVYMVPSPLIYHQRVSRNLMRLIEDFVLEKNLGEVYYAPLDVVLSDINVVQPDILFVSIENAGIITDKNIQGAPDLVIEILSLSSDHKDKVLKRNLYAKFGVKEYWLVDPDAKQIQVFTLKDGALAPWNAYRLDETMQSALWPDLKLELKSIFGR from the coding sequence ATGGCTGGACCATTCACAATCTCAACCCCCATTCAATTCACCTACGAAGACTATCTCCATTTCTCCGACGAGAAGCGCTATGAAATCATCGAGGGAGAAGTATATATGGTTCCATCGCCCCTGATTTATCATCAAAGAGTTTCCAGAAATCTCATGCGCCTAATCGAAGATTTTGTTTTGGAGAAAAATTTAGGCGAAGTATATTATGCGCCGCTCGACGTCGTTCTCTCCGACATCAACGTCGTCCAGCCGGATATTCTTTTTGTTTCCATTGAAAACGCTGGAATCATAACGGATAAGAACATTCAGGGCGCGCCGGATTTAGTTATAGAAATTCTTTCTCTATCTTCCGATCATAAGGACAAAGTGTTGAAGAGAAATCTCTACGCCAAATTCGGCGTTAAGGAATATTGGCTCGTCGATCCCGACGCCAAACAGATACAAGTTTTTACGCTGAAAGATGGCGCTCTGGCGCCGTGGAACGCTTATCGCTTGGACGAGACCATGCAATCTGCGCTTTGGCCGGATTTAAAACTCGAATTGAAATCGATTTTCGGTAGGTAA
- a CDS encoding Uma2 family endonuclease, with amino-acid sequence MAGPSPISTPIQFTYEDYLHFSDDKRYEIIEGEVYMVPSPFTNHQQVSRRLERLIEDYVMARDLGEIFDAPLDVVLSDIDVVQPDIFFISNKNSGIITYKNIQGAPDLAIEILSPSSDHKDKVLKKKLYAKYGVKEYWLVDPDAKQIQVFTLKDAALTQWNAYRLDETMQSALWPELNLELKSIFG; translated from the coding sequence ATGGCTGGACCCTCTCCTATATCAACACCCATCCAATTCACGTATGAAGACTATCTTCATTTCTCCGACGACAAGCGTTATGAAATCATCGAGGGAGAGGTTTACATGGTTCCATCGCCCTTTACTAATCATCAACAAGTATCCAGAAGACTTGAACGTTTAATAGAGGATTATGTCATGGCGAGAGATTTAGGCGAAATCTTCGACGCTCCTCTCGACGTCGTTCTCTCCGATATCGATGTGGTTCAGCCGGATATATTTTTTATCTCCAACAAAAATTCCGGAATCATTACGTATAAGAACATTCAAGGCGCGCCGGATTTGGCGATTGAAATTCTCTCGCCTTCTTCCGACCATAAGGATAAAGTGCTGAAAAAGAAACTCTACGCTAAATACGGCGTTAAGGAATATTGGCTCGTCGATCCCGACGCCAAACAGATACAAGTTTTTACGCTGAAGGACGCCGCATTGACGCAATGGAACGCTTATCGCTTGGACGAGACCATGCAATCCGCGCTTTGGCCGGAGTTGAATCTCGAATTGAAATCGATTTTTGGATAA
- the mtaB gene encoding tRNA (N(6)-L-threonylcarbamoyladenosine(37)-C(2))-methylthiotransferase MtaB encodes MTTANEKPKPRFLIQTLGCKVNQYDSERIRSQLVRRGCVSVGEAEGETPNLIIVNTCSVTSESDRKGRQLIRKMIRAYPQARVAVTGCYSERKPEDILGIEGVREVVAIEDQEAWIERLAEELGWGCEDQDGLWSGGIDVFEEHTRAFVKIQDGCDLKCTFCSIPDSRGRARSRLIPEILSESQELARRGYPEIVLCGVCIGHYGRGQNFGLIELLKGMANLKGIKRIRISSLEPQDITEDLLGTMAQHNVVCPHLHLPLQSGSNRILRRMKRPYVYELFKEKIVFARKIMPGFEVSTDIMTGFPGESEEDFECSLQAVREIRFSKVHSFRFSVRENTPAARMREFLPPTVVEERRRRLDEAAKEAADEAKQAYVGRSLPVLAESFREGKGSGFTPNYLRADFTASRTVARGEIVDVRLTRLKNGRLQGTAVD; translated from the coding sequence ATGACCACCGCCAACGAAAAACCAAAGCCTCGTTTCTTGATTCAGACGCTGGGCTGCAAGGTCAATCAATACGATTCGGAGCGCATCCGCTCGCAGCTGGTGCGTAGGGGCTGCGTTTCCGTTGGAGAAGCGGAGGGCGAGACGCCGAACTTGATCATCGTCAACACCTGTTCGGTAACCTCGGAAAGCGACCGCAAAGGGCGGCAATTGATCCGCAAAATGATCCGCGCTTATCCCCAGGCTCGCGTTGCCGTTACCGGTTGTTATTCCGAACGCAAGCCGGAAGATATTTTAGGCATCGAAGGGGTTCGGGAAGTCGTCGCCATCGAAGACCAGGAAGCCTGGATCGAAAGGTTGGCGGAAGAATTGGGGTGGGGTTGCGAAGATCAGGACGGCTTATGGAGCGGCGGCATCGACGTCTTCGAAGAGCATACGCGCGCTTTCGTCAAAATTCAGGACGGCTGCGATTTGAAATGCACTTTTTGCAGCATTCCCGACAGCCGGGGACGGGCGCGCAGCCGCCTTATCCCCGAAATTCTCTCCGAAAGCCAGGAACTGGCAAGACGGGGCTATCCGGAAATCGTGCTCTGCGGCGTTTGCATCGGCCATTACGGTCGCGGACAAAATTTTGGCCTGATCGAATTGTTGAAAGGCATGGCGAATCTAAAAGGCATTAAACGCATTCGCATCTCTTCCCTCGAACCGCAGGACATAACGGAGGATTTATTAGGAACGATGGCTCAACATAACGTTGTTTGTCCTCATTTGCATTTGCCTTTACAGAGCGGCTCTAACCGCATCCTGCGGCGCATGAAGCGACCCTACGTATATGAATTATTTAAAGAGAAGATCGTTTTTGCCCGGAAGATCATGCCCGGCTTCGAAGTTTCCACCGACATCATGACCGGCTTCCCCGGCGAGTCGGAAGAAGATTTCGAATGCAGTTTGCAGGCGGTGCGGGAGATACGATTCAGCAAAGTGCATTCTTTCCGTTTTTCCGTTCGAGAGAATACGCCCGCCGCGCGCATGAGAGAATTTCTGCCGCCCACGGTCGTCGAAGAGCGCCGCCGGCGGCTCGATGAGGCGGCCAAAGAAGCGGCGGACGAGGCGAAGCAAGCATACGTCGGGCGCTCGTTGCCTGTTTTAGCGGAATCGTTCCGGGAAGGAAAAGGCTCTGGTTTTACGCCGAATTACCTGCGCGCCGATTTCACCGCATCCCGGACAGTGGCGCGGGGGGAAATCGTCGACGTACGATTGACTCGCCTCAAGAATGGCCGCCTTCAGGGAACGGCCGTCGATTGA